In the genome of Drosophila pseudoobscura strain MV-25-SWS-2005 chromosome 3, UCI_Dpse_MV25, whole genome shotgun sequence, one region contains:
- the flap gene encoding mucin-2 isoform X1, whose translation MQIKMKRPQGGGDSSASITATLMLLLLSVHAAIGRPDVRPSPFALELQPPLAQTAEAFNVAGVGGQRSVDSYGNPIAGLRPIDTPDGRKVVSAQGLQFEIPTYASGITDIRQPADDLLPPHIDAIAVGLDTSTDQNSFARAPASVSASVSASASAPAPIPATSLTPPKHSPSPSTTTVTTDVEVEQAELVPIQQQQEESVQEPLVASGTLPEYIRELQRQDPDIGGPVSWTPAPNTAPLSVIAWDLLPPHLADPVTAPAPTLEPLIITEEQPTRYVLGVEDPASHNIRLSLSSGDALMPAAPVPHQQTQGQVSVVPLQRDGPEAHGTNAHVGSTTPSNAGGRFPNRHRGTAHYSTTRSTTSTPRPRSTSTTQPPMTTTTTKATTTTTTSTTRRTTTPRIFTTTRRTTTVQPTPRSTTPLDPSTFYRLDNNEEYAYTLPPWLQEVTDPDLDVAVTFIVPKDNDEYNHTLADDLEPPYEPFVELNNIQLTPPPTAEPAPLHTTPSTTTSTTKAHTHTHTTTHSTQPQHTTKTQKTKLITTTHHTDLLKGATGTATTPMTAEDNSPFDSSTVPAWLRDFDYPDVGPGVPYNPDNFKEAALTQPAGGSKPIDFRPQGFEPAASRSPTIPPTPIPTRAAPAAASVSSAFPSIVSLPLPGTAQGIDSSLSSTNESPEPPLVLVPPADKPSDDSTSSFASSSTSSSVPQNPSTNSITNFAALFDPQGIQSAVQNQAPKAVTEDQFPPFNAGSSTEGVTKKVEYTKSDEGKVISTPISAQRKDTSTPPSNTGKYTGGFGAPAGLLRPQAPGTSGSGSGANTNPGAANSPDSSAGTYVAGNQHEFSNTLKANRARPTVNPGRYTGGFGAPNGVLSVQAEPRPFQQPQQTQQPDSPSHSSRFGGPPGVLVPFDNVQRAGGQ comes from the exons atgcaaatcaaaatgaaaagaCCACAGGGCGGCGGTGATAGCTCTGCCAGCATTACCGCTacgctgatgctgctgctcctcagCGTCCACGCAGCCATTGGAAGGCCTG ATGTACGGCCCTCGCCATTCGCCTTAGAGCTGCAGCCGCCACTGGCGCAGACGGCGGAGGCATTCAATGTGGCCGGAGTGGGCGGCCAGAGGTCCGTCGACAGTTACGGCAATCCGATCGCGGGTCTGCGTCCCATCGACACGCCCGACGGGCGCAAGGTAGTCAGCGCCCAGGGCCTCCAGTTCGAGATACCTACCTATGCGTCCGGCATCACGGATATCCGACAGCCGGCGGATGATCTGCTCCCGCCCCACATTG ATGCCATCGCAGTGGGCCTGGACACGAGCACCGATCAGAACTCATTCGCACGAGCCCCAGCATCCGTATCCGCATccgtatctgcatctgcatccgcACCAGCACCAATACCAGCCACATCACTAACACCACCAAAGCATAGCCCATCCCCCAGCACGACGACTGTCACCACAGATGTGGAGGTGGAACAGGCCGAGCTGGTGCcgatccagcagcagcaagaggaGAGCGTCCAGGAGCCGCTGGTGGCCAGTGGAACACTGCCCGAGTATATCCGAGAGTTGCAGCGTCAGGATCCGGACATTGGCGGCCCAGTGTCATGGACTCCGGCACCGAATACAGCGCCCCTGAGTGTCATCGCCTGGGACCTGTTGCCGCCGCATCTCGCAGACCCTGTCACCGCCCCTGCCCCGACCTTGGAGCCACTGATAATCACCGAGGAACAGCCGACGCGGTACGTGCTGGGAGTGGAGGATCCTGCCAGTCACAACATTCGCCTGAGTCTGAGCAGCGGCGATGCCCTGATGCCGGCGGCCCCTGTGCCGCACCAACAGACGCAGGGCCAGGTGTCGGTGGTGCCGCTGCAGCGGGATGGACCGGAGGCTCATGGAACCAATGCACATGTGGGCAGCACGACGCCGAGCAATGCGGGTGGTAGATTCCCCAATCGCCATCGCGGAACGGCGCACTATAGCACCACCAGAAGCACGACGTCGACGCCAAGGCCGCGGAGTACGAGCACTACTCAGCCCCCAatgacgacaacaacaacaaaagcaacaactacaacaacaaccagcacAACTAGGAGAACAACGACACCAAGAATATTCACAACGACCAGAAGAACGACGACAGTGCAGCCAACGCCCCGCAGCACCACCCCCTTGGATCCGTCCACCTTCTACAGACTGGACAACAACGAGGAGTACGCGTACACGCTGCCCCCCTGGCTGCAGGAAGTCACCGATCCGGACCTTGACGTGGCCGTCACCTTTATCGTGCCCAAGGACAATGACGAGTACAACCACACGCTGGCCGACGATCTGGAGCCGCCGTACGAGCCGTTCGTGGAGCTCAACAACATTCAGTTGACGCCGCCACCGACGGCTGAGCCTGCGCCATTGCATACGACGCCGAGCACCACAACTAGTACCACCAAggcccatacccatacccatacaaCAACGCACAGCACCCAACCACagcacacaacaaaaacacagaaaacgaAACTGATTACAACCACTCACCACACAGATCTCCTGAAAGGGGCAACGGGAACGGCAACCACGCCCATGACAGCGGAGGACAACAGCCCATTTGATTCGTCAACGGTGCCGGCCTGGCTGCGGGACTTTGACTATCCGGACGTGGGACCAGGAGTGCCCTACAATCCGGACAACTTCAAGGAGGCAGCTTTGACGCAGCCGGCGGGAGGTAGTAAGCCAATTGACTTTCGGCCCCAGGGCTTTGAGCCAGCAGCATCACGCTCCCCGACCATCCCACCAACACCAATCCCGACCAGAGCAGCCCCAGCTGCGGCCTCCGTCTCCTCCGCTTTTCCATCCATAGTCTCGCTTCCGCTTCCAGGCACCGCCCAGGGCATCGACAGCAGTCTCAGCAGCACCAATGAGAGCCCAGAGCCGCCGCTGGTACTGGTGCCGCCAGCTGACAAGCCCAGCGATGACTCCACCTCGTCCTTCGCCTCCAGCAGCACGAGCAGCTCCGTCCCACAAAATCCTAGTACAAACTCTATCACCAATTTTGCAGCACTCTTTGATCCCCAAGGCATTCAGTCCGCCGTCCAGAACCAGGCGCCTAAGGCCGTCACCGAGGACCAGTTCCCGCCCTTCAATGCCGGCAGCTCCACTGAGGGCGTCACCAAGAAGGTGGAGTACACGAAGAGCGACGAGGGAAAAGTGATCAGCACCCCGATCAGTGCACAGCGCAAAG ACACATCGACGCCCCCCAGCAACACGGGCAAGTACACAGGAGGATTTGGCGCCCCAGCGGGTTTGCTGcggccccaggccccaggcacttccggctccggctccggcgcCAACACCAATCCCGGAGCAGCCAACAGTCCGGACAGCAGTGCTGGCACCTACGTGGCCGGAAACCAGCACGAATTCAGTAACACACTCAAGGCCAACAGGGCTCGTCCTACTGTCAACCCTGGTCGCTACACCGGCGGCTTCGGTGCACCCAACGGTGTTCTCTCTGTTCAGGCCGAGCCGAGACCCttccagcagccacagcagacGCAACAGCCAGACTCCCCCAGCCATTCGAGCCGCTTTGGCGGTCCTCCAGGCGTTTTGGTCCCATTCGACAATGTGCAGCGTGCCGGCGGCCAGTAA
- the flap gene encoding integumentary mucin C.1 isoform X2, which yields MQIKMKRPQGGGDSSASITATLMLLLLSVHAAIGRPDAIAVGLDTSTDQNSFARAPASVSASVSASASAPAPIPATSLTPPKHSPSPSTTTVTTDVEVEQAELVPIQQQQEESVQEPLVASGTLPEYIRELQRQDPDIGGPVSWTPAPNTAPLSVIAWDLLPPHLADPVTAPAPTLEPLIITEEQPTRYVLGVEDPASHNIRLSLSSGDALMPAAPVPHQQTQGQVSVVPLQRDGPEAHGTNAHVGSTTPSNAGGRFPNRHRGTAHYSTTRSTTSTPRPRSTSTTQPPMTTTTTKATTTTTTSTTRRTTTPRIFTTTRRTTTVQPTPRSTTPLDPSTFYRLDNNEEYAYTLPPWLQEVTDPDLDVAVTFIVPKDNDEYNHTLADDLEPPYEPFVELNNIQLTPPPTAEPAPLHTTPSTTTSTTKAHTHTHTTTHSTQPQHTTKTQKTKLITTTHHTDLLKGATGTATTPMTAEDNSPFDSSTVPAWLRDFDYPDVGPGVPYNPDNFKEAALTQPAGGSKPIDFRPQGFEPAASRSPTIPPTPIPTRAAPAAASVSSAFPSIVSLPLPGTAQGIDSSLSSTNESPEPPLVLVPPADKPSDDSTSSFASSSTSSSVPQNPSTNSITNFAALFDPQGIQSAVQNQAPKAVTEDQFPPFNAGSSTEGVTKKVEYTKSDEGKVISTPISAQRKDTSTPPSNTGKYTGGFGAPAGLLRPQAPGTSGSGSGANTNPGAANSPDSSAGTYVAGNQHEFSNTLKANRARPTVNPGRYTGGFGAPNGVLSVQAEPRPFQQPQQTQQPDSPSHSSRFGGPPGVLVPFDNVQRAGGQ from the exons atgcaaatcaaaatgaaaagaCCACAGGGCGGCGGTGATAGCTCTGCCAGCATTACCGCTacgctgatgctgctgctcctcagCGTCCACGCAGCCATTGGAAGGCCTG ATGCCATCGCAGTGGGCCTGGACACGAGCACCGATCAGAACTCATTCGCACGAGCCCCAGCATCCGTATCCGCATccgtatctgcatctgcatccgcACCAGCACCAATACCAGCCACATCACTAACACCACCAAAGCATAGCCCATCCCCCAGCACGACGACTGTCACCACAGATGTGGAGGTGGAACAGGCCGAGCTGGTGCcgatccagcagcagcaagaggaGAGCGTCCAGGAGCCGCTGGTGGCCAGTGGAACACTGCCCGAGTATATCCGAGAGTTGCAGCGTCAGGATCCGGACATTGGCGGCCCAGTGTCATGGACTCCGGCACCGAATACAGCGCCCCTGAGTGTCATCGCCTGGGACCTGTTGCCGCCGCATCTCGCAGACCCTGTCACCGCCCCTGCCCCGACCTTGGAGCCACTGATAATCACCGAGGAACAGCCGACGCGGTACGTGCTGGGAGTGGAGGATCCTGCCAGTCACAACATTCGCCTGAGTCTGAGCAGCGGCGATGCCCTGATGCCGGCGGCCCCTGTGCCGCACCAACAGACGCAGGGCCAGGTGTCGGTGGTGCCGCTGCAGCGGGATGGACCGGAGGCTCATGGAACCAATGCACATGTGGGCAGCACGACGCCGAGCAATGCGGGTGGTAGATTCCCCAATCGCCATCGCGGAACGGCGCACTATAGCACCACCAGAAGCACGACGTCGACGCCAAGGCCGCGGAGTACGAGCACTACTCAGCCCCCAatgacgacaacaacaacaaaagcaacaactacaacaacaaccagcacAACTAGGAGAACAACGACACCAAGAATATTCACAACGACCAGAAGAACGACGACAGTGCAGCCAACGCCCCGCAGCACCACCCCCTTGGATCCGTCCACCTTCTACAGACTGGACAACAACGAGGAGTACGCGTACACGCTGCCCCCCTGGCTGCAGGAAGTCACCGATCCGGACCTTGACGTGGCCGTCACCTTTATCGTGCCCAAGGACAATGACGAGTACAACCACACGCTGGCCGACGATCTGGAGCCGCCGTACGAGCCGTTCGTGGAGCTCAACAACATTCAGTTGACGCCGCCACCGACGGCTGAGCCTGCGCCATTGCATACGACGCCGAGCACCACAACTAGTACCACCAAggcccatacccatacccatacaaCAACGCACAGCACCCAACCACagcacacaacaaaaacacagaaaacgaAACTGATTACAACCACTCACCACACAGATCTCCTGAAAGGGGCAACGGGAACGGCAACCACGCCCATGACAGCGGAGGACAACAGCCCATTTGATTCGTCAACGGTGCCGGCCTGGCTGCGGGACTTTGACTATCCGGACGTGGGACCAGGAGTGCCCTACAATCCGGACAACTTCAAGGAGGCAGCTTTGACGCAGCCGGCGGGAGGTAGTAAGCCAATTGACTTTCGGCCCCAGGGCTTTGAGCCAGCAGCATCACGCTCCCCGACCATCCCACCAACACCAATCCCGACCAGAGCAGCCCCAGCTGCGGCCTCCGTCTCCTCCGCTTTTCCATCCATAGTCTCGCTTCCGCTTCCAGGCACCGCCCAGGGCATCGACAGCAGTCTCAGCAGCACCAATGAGAGCCCAGAGCCGCCGCTGGTACTGGTGCCGCCAGCTGACAAGCCCAGCGATGACTCCACCTCGTCCTTCGCCTCCAGCAGCACGAGCAGCTCCGTCCCACAAAATCCTAGTACAAACTCTATCACCAATTTTGCAGCACTCTTTGATCCCCAAGGCATTCAGTCCGCCGTCCAGAACCAGGCGCCTAAGGCCGTCACCGAGGACCAGTTCCCGCCCTTCAATGCCGGCAGCTCCACTGAGGGCGTCACCAAGAAGGTGGAGTACACGAAGAGCGACGAGGGAAAAGTGATCAGCACCCCGATCAGTGCACAGCGCAAAG ACACATCGACGCCCCCCAGCAACACGGGCAAGTACACAGGAGGATTTGGCGCCCCAGCGGGTTTGCTGcggccccaggccccaggcacttccggctccggctccggcgcCAACACCAATCCCGGAGCAGCCAACAGTCCGGACAGCAGTGCTGGCACCTACGTGGCCGGAAACCAGCACGAATTCAGTAACACACTCAAGGCCAACAGGGCTCGTCCTACTGTCAACCCTGGTCGCTACACCGGCGGCTTCGGTGCACCCAACGGTGTTCTCTCTGTTCAGGCCGAGCCGAGACCCttccagcagccacagcagacGCAACAGCCAGACTCCCCCAGCCATTCGAGCCGCTTTGGCGGTCCTCCAGGCGTTTTGGTCCCATTCGACAATGTGCAGCGTGCCGGCGGCCAGTAA
- the flap gene encoding cell surface glycoprotein 1 isoform X4 yields the protein MQIKMKRPQGGGDSSASITATLMLLLLSVHAAIGRPDVRPSPFALELQPPLAQTAEAFNVAGVGGQRSVDSYGNPIAGLRPIDTPDGRKVVSAQGLQFEIPTYASGITDIRQPADDLLPPHIDLLKGATGTATTPMTAEDNSPFDSSTVPAWLRDFDYPDVGPGVPYNPDNFKEAALTQPAGGSKPIDFRPQGFEPAASRSPTIPPTPIPTRAAPAAASVSSAFPSIVSLPLPGTAQGIDSSLSSTNESPEPPLVLVPPADKPSDDSTSSFASSSTSSSVPQNPSTNSITNFAALFDPQGIQSAVQNQAPKAVTEDQFPPFNAGSSTEGVTKKVEYTKSDEGKVISTPISAQRKDTSTPPSNTGKYTGGFGAPAGLLRPQAPGTSGSGSGANTNPGAANSPDSSAGTYVAGNQHEFSNTLKANRARPTVNPGRYTGGFGAPNGVLSVQAEPRPFQQPQQTQQPDSPSHSSRFGGPPGVLVPFDNVQRAGGQ from the exons atgcaaatcaaaatgaaaagaCCACAGGGCGGCGGTGATAGCTCTGCCAGCATTACCGCTacgctgatgctgctgctcctcagCGTCCACGCAGCCATTGGAAGGCCTG ATGTACGGCCCTCGCCATTCGCCTTAGAGCTGCAGCCGCCACTGGCGCAGACGGCGGAGGCATTCAATGTGGCCGGAGTGGGCGGCCAGAGGTCCGTCGACAGTTACGGCAATCCGATCGCGGGTCTGCGTCCCATCGACACGCCCGACGGGCGCAAGGTAGTCAGCGCCCAGGGCCTCCAGTTCGAGATACCTACCTATGCGTCCGGCATCACGGATATCCGACAGCCGGCGGATGATCTGCTCCCGCCCCACATTG ATCTCCTGAAAGGGGCAACGGGAACGGCAACCACGCCCATGACAGCGGAGGACAACAGCCCATTTGATTCGTCAACGGTGCCGGCCTGGCTGCGGGACTTTGACTATCCGGACGTGGGACCAGGAGTGCCCTACAATCCGGACAACTTCAAGGAGGCAGCTTTGACGCAGCCGGCGGGAGGTAGTAAGCCAATTGACTTTCGGCCCCAGGGCTTTGAGCCAGCAGCATCACGCTCCCCGACCATCCCACCAACACCAATCCCGACCAGAGCAGCCCCAGCTGCGGCCTCCGTCTCCTCCGCTTTTCCATCCATAGTCTCGCTTCCGCTTCCAGGCACCGCCCAGGGCATCGACAGCAGTCTCAGCAGCACCAATGAGAGCCCAGAGCCGCCGCTGGTACTGGTGCCGCCAGCTGACAAGCCCAGCGATGACTCCACCTCGTCCTTCGCCTCCAGCAGCACGAGCAGCTCCGTCCCACAAAATCCTAGTACAAACTCTATCACCAATTTTGCAGCACTCTTTGATCCCCAAGGCATTCAGTCCGCCGTCCAGAACCAGGCGCCTAAGGCCGTCACCGAGGACCAGTTCCCGCCCTTCAATGCCGGCAGCTCCACTGAGGGCGTCACCAAGAAGGTGGAGTACACGAAGAGCGACGAGGGAAAAGTGATCAGCACCCCGATCAGTGCACAGCGCAAAG ACACATCGACGCCCCCCAGCAACACGGGCAAGTACACAGGAGGATTTGGCGCCCCAGCGGGTTTGCTGcggccccaggccccaggcacttccggctccggctccggcgcCAACACCAATCCCGGAGCAGCCAACAGTCCGGACAGCAGTGCTGGCACCTACGTGGCCGGAAACCAGCACGAATTCAGTAACACACTCAAGGCCAACAGGGCTCGTCCTACTGTCAACCCTGGTCGCTACACCGGCGGCTTCGGTGCACCCAACGGTGTTCTCTCTGTTCAGGCCGAGCCGAGACCCttccagcagccacagcagacGCAACAGCCAGACTCCCCCAGCCATTCGAGCCGCTTTGGCGGTCCTCCAGGCGTTTTGGTCCCATTCGACAATGTGCAGCGTGCCGGCGGCCAGTAA
- the flap gene encoding flocculation protein FLO11 isoform X3 — protein sequence MQIKMKRPQGGGDSSASITATLMLLLLSVHAAIGRPDVRPSPFALELQPPLAQTAEAFNVAGVGGQRSVDSYGNPIAGLRPIDTPDGRKVVSAQGLQFEIPTYASGITDIRQPADDLLPPHIDAIAVGLDTSTDQNSFARAPASVSASVSASASAPAPIPATSLTPPKHSPSPSTTTVTTDVEVEQAELVPIQQQQEESVQEPLVASGTLPEYIRELQRQDPDIGGPVSWTPAPNTAPLSVIAWDLLPPHLADPVTAPAPTLEPLIITEEQPTRYVLGVEDPASHNIRLSLSSGDALMPAAPVPHQQTQGQVSVVPLQRDGPEAHGTNAHVGSTTPSNAGGRFPNRHRGTAHYSTTRSTTSTPRPRSTSTTQPPMTTTTTKATTTTTTSTTRRTTTPRIFTTTRRTTTVQPTPRSTTPLDPSTFYRLDNNEEYAYTLPPWLQEVTDPDLDVAVTFIVPKDNDEYNHTLADDLEPPYEPFVELNNIQLTPPPTAEPAPLHTTPSTTTSTTKAHTHTHTTTHSTQPQHTTKTQKTKLITTTHHTDLLKGATGTATTPMTAEDNSPFDSSTVPAWLRDFDYPDVGPGVPYNPDNFKEAALTQPAGALFDPQGIQSAVQNQAPKAVTEDQFPPFNAGSSTEGVTKKVEYTKSDEGKVISTPISAQRKDTSTPPSNTGKYTGGFGAPAGLLRPQAPGTSGSGSGANTNPGAANSPDSSAGTYVAGNQHEFSNTLKANRARPTVNPGRYTGGFGAPNGVLSVQAEPRPFQQPQQTQQPDSPSHSSRFGGPPGVLVPFDNVQRAGGQ from the exons atgcaaatcaaaatgaaaagaCCACAGGGCGGCGGTGATAGCTCTGCCAGCATTACCGCTacgctgatgctgctgctcctcagCGTCCACGCAGCCATTGGAAGGCCTG ATGTACGGCCCTCGCCATTCGCCTTAGAGCTGCAGCCGCCACTGGCGCAGACGGCGGAGGCATTCAATGTGGCCGGAGTGGGCGGCCAGAGGTCCGTCGACAGTTACGGCAATCCGATCGCGGGTCTGCGTCCCATCGACACGCCCGACGGGCGCAAGGTAGTCAGCGCCCAGGGCCTCCAGTTCGAGATACCTACCTATGCGTCCGGCATCACGGATATCCGACAGCCGGCGGATGATCTGCTCCCGCCCCACATTG ATGCCATCGCAGTGGGCCTGGACACGAGCACCGATCAGAACTCATTCGCACGAGCCCCAGCATCCGTATCCGCATccgtatctgcatctgcatccgcACCAGCACCAATACCAGCCACATCACTAACACCACCAAAGCATAGCCCATCCCCCAGCACGACGACTGTCACCACAGATGTGGAGGTGGAACAGGCCGAGCTGGTGCcgatccagcagcagcaagaggaGAGCGTCCAGGAGCCGCTGGTGGCCAGTGGAACACTGCCCGAGTATATCCGAGAGTTGCAGCGTCAGGATCCGGACATTGGCGGCCCAGTGTCATGGACTCCGGCACCGAATACAGCGCCCCTGAGTGTCATCGCCTGGGACCTGTTGCCGCCGCATCTCGCAGACCCTGTCACCGCCCCTGCCCCGACCTTGGAGCCACTGATAATCACCGAGGAACAGCCGACGCGGTACGTGCTGGGAGTGGAGGATCCTGCCAGTCACAACATTCGCCTGAGTCTGAGCAGCGGCGATGCCCTGATGCCGGCGGCCCCTGTGCCGCACCAACAGACGCAGGGCCAGGTGTCGGTGGTGCCGCTGCAGCGGGATGGACCGGAGGCTCATGGAACCAATGCACATGTGGGCAGCACGACGCCGAGCAATGCGGGTGGTAGATTCCCCAATCGCCATCGCGGAACGGCGCACTATAGCACCACCAGAAGCACGACGTCGACGCCAAGGCCGCGGAGTACGAGCACTACTCAGCCCCCAatgacgacaacaacaacaaaagcaacaactacaacaacaaccagcacAACTAGGAGAACAACGACACCAAGAATATTCACAACGACCAGAAGAACGACGACAGTGCAGCCAACGCCCCGCAGCACCACCCCCTTGGATCCGTCCACCTTCTACAGACTGGACAACAACGAGGAGTACGCGTACACGCTGCCCCCCTGGCTGCAGGAAGTCACCGATCCGGACCTTGACGTGGCCGTCACCTTTATCGTGCCCAAGGACAATGACGAGTACAACCACACGCTGGCCGACGATCTGGAGCCGCCGTACGAGCCGTTCGTGGAGCTCAACAACATTCAGTTGACGCCGCCACCGACGGCTGAGCCTGCGCCATTGCATACGACGCCGAGCACCACAACTAGTACCACCAAggcccatacccatacccatacaaCAACGCACAGCACCCAACCACagcacacaacaaaaacacagaaaacgaAACTGATTACAACCACTCACCACACAGATCTCCTGAAAGGGGCAACGGGAACGGCAACCACGCCCATGACAGCGGAGGACAACAGCCCATTTGATTCGTCAACGGTGCCGGCCTGGCTGCGGGACTTTGACTATCCGGACGTGGGACCAGGAGTGCCCTACAATCCGGACAACTTCAAGGAGGCAGCTTTGACGCAGCCGGCGGGAG CACTCTTTGATCCCCAAGGCATTCAGTCCGCCGTCCAGAACCAGGCGCCTAAGGCCGTCACCGAGGACCAGTTCCCGCCCTTCAATGCCGGCAGCTCCACTGAGGGCGTCACCAAGAAGGTGGAGTACACGAAGAGCGACGAGGGAAAAGTGATCAGCACCCCGATCAGTGCACAGCGCAAAG ACACATCGACGCCCCCCAGCAACACGGGCAAGTACACAGGAGGATTTGGCGCCCCAGCGGGTTTGCTGcggccccaggccccaggcacttccggctccggctccggcgcCAACACCAATCCCGGAGCAGCCAACAGTCCGGACAGCAGTGCTGGCACCTACGTGGCCGGAAACCAGCACGAATTCAGTAACACACTCAAGGCCAACAGGGCTCGTCCTACTGTCAACCCTGGTCGCTACACCGGCGGCTTCGGTGCACCCAACGGTGTTCTCTCTGTTCAGGCCGAGCCGAGACCCttccagcagccacagcagacGCAACAGCCAGACTCCCCCAGCCATTCGAGCCGCTTTGGCGGTCCTCCAGGCGTTTTGGTCCCATTCGACAATGTGCAGCGTGCCGGCGGCCAGTAA
- the flap gene encoding uncharacterized protein flap isoform X5 — MQIKMKRPQGGGDSSASITATLMLLLLSVHAAIGRPDVRPSPFALELQPPLAQTAEAFNVAGVGGQRSVDSYGNPIAGLRPIDTPDGRKVVSAQGLQFEIPTYASGITDIRQPADDLLPPHIALFDPQGIQSAVQNQAPKAVTEDQFPPFNAGSSTEGVTKKVEYTKSDEGKVISTPISAQRKDTSTPPSNTGKYTGGFGAPAGLLRPQAPGTSGSGSGANTNPGAANSPDSSAGTYVAGNQHEFSNTLKANRARPTVNPGRYTGGFGAPNGVLSVQAEPRPFQQPQQTQQPDSPSHSSRFGGPPGVLVPFDNVQRAGGQ; from the exons atgcaaatcaaaatgaaaagaCCACAGGGCGGCGGTGATAGCTCTGCCAGCATTACCGCTacgctgatgctgctgctcctcagCGTCCACGCAGCCATTGGAAGGCCTG ATGTACGGCCCTCGCCATTCGCCTTAGAGCTGCAGCCGCCACTGGCGCAGACGGCGGAGGCATTCAATGTGGCCGGAGTGGGCGGCCAGAGGTCCGTCGACAGTTACGGCAATCCGATCGCGGGTCTGCGTCCCATCGACACGCCCGACGGGCGCAAGGTAGTCAGCGCCCAGGGCCTCCAGTTCGAGATACCTACCTATGCGTCCGGCATCACGGATATCCGACAGCCGGCGGATGATCTGCTCCCGCCCCACATTG CACTCTTTGATCCCCAAGGCATTCAGTCCGCCGTCCAGAACCAGGCGCCTAAGGCCGTCACCGAGGACCAGTTCCCGCCCTTCAATGCCGGCAGCTCCACTGAGGGCGTCACCAAGAAGGTGGAGTACACGAAGAGCGACGAGGGAAAAGTGATCAGCACCCCGATCAGTGCACAGCGCAAAG ACACATCGACGCCCCCCAGCAACACGGGCAAGTACACAGGAGGATTTGGCGCCCCAGCGGGTTTGCTGcggccccaggccccaggcacttccggctccggctccggcgcCAACACCAATCCCGGAGCAGCCAACAGTCCGGACAGCAGTGCTGGCACCTACGTGGCCGGAAACCAGCACGAATTCAGTAACACACTCAAGGCCAACAGGGCTCGTCCTACTGTCAACCCTGGTCGCTACACCGGCGGCTTCGGTGCACCCAACGGTGTTCTCTCTGTTCAGGCCGAGCCGAGACCCttccagcagccacagcagacGCAACAGCCAGACTCCCCCAGCCATTCGAGCCGCTTTGGCGGTCCTCCAGGCGTTTTGGTCCCATTCGACAATGTGCAGCGTGCCGGCGGCCAGTAA